One window from the genome of Brachyspira hampsonii encodes:
- a CDS encoding heavy-metal-associated domain-containing protein, which yields MESIIIISIIIIISIISVINYIKKMKSGSCCSSENTSQIMEKVKVKDKNKKNYPYKKIIKIGGMTCNHCAKIIENNFNKIEDVYAKVSFDNEEAAILTKKQLDNRVFEEALKESGYRYYIKD from the coding sequence ATGGAAAGCATAATAATAATATCAATCATAATTATAATATCTATAATCTCTGTAATAAACTATATAAAAAAGATGAAATCAGGCAGCTGCTGTTCATCAGAGAATACATCTCAAATTATGGAAAAAGTTAAAGTAAAAGATAAAAATAAAAAAAACTACCCATATAAAAAAATAATTAAAATAGGAGGAATGACTTGTAATCATTGTGCAAAAATTATAGAAAATAATTTTAACAAGATCGAAGATGTATATGCAAAAGTAAGTTTTGATAATGAAGAAGCCGCAATATTAACTAAAAAACAATTAGATAATAGAGTATTTGAAGAAGCTCTAAAAGAATCAGGATATAGATATTATATAAAAGATTAA